In Horticoccus luteus, the following proteins share a genomic window:
- a CDS encoding sulfatase family protein — protein sequence MNRRHFLQTSAFAAGAAALGPRLRGGPALVSPEARRDRPNVFFIFTDQQQADALSCAGALGLRTPAMDSLAARGVRFERAYAFQPLCLPSRTCLMTGQAPRRFGIRVNNREPLLPAGTPTIGRLAASAGYDTAYVGKWHVPIQPDDVALHGFADMRGITNEGRDDLVLQPCDAILRQRRKNPLFLVAALINPHDACEYARDQPLPNGDLPPAPSPALCPPLPPNHALLPDEPAALARIKQLTPRVYPTAGWGDDQWRRYIWAYHRLVEKSDALVGRLLESLAAAGRERDTVVIFSSDHGDGGASHLWNQKSVLYEESVRVPLIMAGPGISGRGRADNEHLVSLGLDFLPTLCDYTGAAQPEVCPGRSLRPLVESARTLNTPWRDHLIAETEFHLQKNDESSGIMGRMARTDRYKYIAYSEGAHREQFFDLGLDPRESRNLVHEPALAGEIRRHRALLAAWAQRTHDDFPLVAGAA from the coding sequence ATGAACCGCCGCCACTTTCTCCAGACCTCCGCTTTCGCCGCCGGCGCGGCCGCCCTCGGTCCGCGTTTGCGTGGCGGGCCCGCGCTCGTTTCCCCTGAAGCACGGCGCGACCGACCCAACGTTTTCTTCATCTTCACCGACCAGCAACAAGCTGATGCGCTCAGTTGCGCGGGCGCCCTCGGGCTGCGCACGCCGGCGATGGACAGCCTCGCGGCGCGCGGCGTGAGATTCGAGCGCGCGTATGCCTTTCAACCGCTTTGTCTGCCGTCGCGCACCTGCCTGATGACCGGCCAGGCGCCACGTCGCTTTGGTATCCGCGTCAACAACCGTGAGCCGCTCCTGCCGGCCGGCACGCCCACCATCGGCCGCCTCGCCGCCTCCGCCGGTTACGACACCGCCTACGTCGGCAAATGGCATGTGCCGATCCAGCCGGACGATGTCGCGTTGCATGGGTTCGCGGACATGCGCGGCATCACCAACGAAGGCCGTGACGATCTGGTGCTGCAGCCGTGCGACGCGATCCTGCGCCAGCGCCGGAAGAATCCGCTCTTTCTCGTCGCCGCGCTCATCAATCCGCATGACGCCTGCGAATACGCCCGCGACCAGCCGCTGCCCAACGGCGATCTGCCGCCCGCGCCGTCCCCCGCGCTCTGTCCGCCGTTGCCACCGAATCACGCGTTGTTGCCCGACGAACCCGCGGCGCTCGCGCGCATCAAGCAACTCACGCCGCGCGTCTATCCCACGGCCGGCTGGGGCGACGACCAATGGCGGCGCTATATCTGGGCCTACCATCGCCTCGTCGAAAAGTCGGACGCGCTCGTCGGCCGCCTGCTCGAGTCACTCGCCGCCGCCGGGCGCGAACGCGATACGGTGGTGATTTTTTCGAGCGATCACGGCGATGGCGGCGCCTCGCATCTTTGGAATCAAAAGAGCGTGCTCTACGAAGAATCGGTCCGCGTGCCCTTGATCATGGCCGGCCCGGGAATCTCCGGTCGCGGCCGGGCGGACAACGAGCACCTCGTCTCGCTGGGCCTGGATTTCCTGCCGACGCTCTGTGACTACACCGGCGCCGCGCAGCCCGAGGTTTGTCCGGGCCGCAGCCTGCGTCCGCTCGTTGAAAGCGCGCGCACGCTCAACACGCCGTGGCGCGATCACCTCATCGCGGAGACGGAATTTCACCTGCAGAAAAACGATGAGTCGTCCGGCATCATGGGCCGCATGGCGCGCACGGACCGTTACAAATACATCGCCTATTCCGAAGGCGCGCATCGCGAGCAGTTCTTTGATCTCGGTCTCGATCCGCGCGAATCGCGCAACCTCGTTCACGAGCCCGCGCTCGCCGGCGAAATCCGCCGCCACCGCGCGCTGTTGGCGGCGTGGGCGCAGCGCACCCACGACGATTTTCCGCTGGTTGCCGGCGCGGCGTGA
- a CDS encoding phosphotransferase enzyme family protein: MSASPARPAPDLPAVVAAFSLLGRFVTGAPYGSGHINDTFVITLDQAGQPVRYILQRINERVFQNVPALMENIARVTSHLARSASGGGPVDSRHALTLVPARDGAAWHRDAAGGCWRCYLFIENARTYDLVENPQQACEAARAFGEFQRALVDLPGGRLHETIPHFHHTRRRFEALRRAVAADAHGRAREVAAEIDFAFARESLTDVLLDLQARGEIPERITHNDTKFNNVMLDDASARGVCVIDLDTVMPGLALYDFGDMVRSATNAAAEDEREVAKVAMRMDIFEGLLTGYAASAGAFLNAAERAHLVFSGKLITFEIGLRFLTDFLEGDVYFKTKRAGHNLDRCRTQFALVRSIEQQEPAMQALAERIFHRAAPEVANP, encoded by the coding sequence ATGAGTGCCTCCCCTGCCCGCCCCGCGCCTGATCTCCCGGCTGTCGTCGCCGCCTTTTCCCTCCTGGGCCGGTTCGTCACCGGCGCGCCTTATGGCAGCGGCCACATCAACGACACCTTTGTCATCACGCTGGACCAAGCGGGCCAGCCGGTGCGCTACATCCTCCAACGCATCAACGAGCGCGTCTTTCAAAACGTGCCCGCGTTGATGGAAAACATCGCGCGCGTCACCAGCCACCTCGCGCGCTCCGCCTCCGGCGGCGGCCCGGTCGACTCGCGACACGCGTTGACTCTCGTGCCCGCGCGCGACGGCGCCGCCTGGCATCGCGACGCGGCGGGCGGTTGCTGGCGGTGCTACCTCTTCATCGAAAACGCGCGCACCTATGATCTCGTCGAAAACCCGCAGCAGGCGTGCGAGGCGGCCCGCGCGTTTGGCGAATTCCAGCGGGCGCTCGTCGACCTGCCCGGTGGACGATTGCACGAGACGATTCCGCATTTTCATCACACGCGCCGGCGCTTCGAGGCGTTGCGCCGCGCTGTCGCGGCCGATGCGCACGGGCGCGCCCGCGAGGTGGCGGCCGAGATCGATTTCGCGTTCGCCCGCGAAAGCCTGACGGACGTTCTGCTCGACTTGCAGGCCCGCGGCGAAATCCCGGAGCGCATCACGCACAACGACACGAAGTTCAACAACGTGATGCTCGACGATGCCTCCGCCCGCGGCGTGTGCGTGATCGATCTCGACACCGTCATGCCGGGCCTCGCGCTGTATGATTTTGGCGACATGGTGCGCTCGGCGACCAATGCCGCCGCCGAAGACGAGCGCGAGGTCGCCAAGGTGGCGATGCGCATGGATATTTTCGAAGGCCTGCTCACCGGCTACGCCGCTTCGGCGGGCGCGTTTCTCAACGCCGCGGAGCGTGCCCACCTCGTCTTCTCCGGCAAGCTGATCACCTTTGAGATCGGGCTGCGGTTCCTCACCGATTTCCTCGAAGGCGACGTTTATTTCAAGACGAAGCGCGCGGGCCACAACCTCGACCGCTGCCGCACGCAGTTCGCACTCGTCCGCAGCATCGAACAGCAGGAACCGGCGATGCAGGCGCTGGCGGAACGCATTTTCCATCGCGCCGCGCCGGAGGTTGCCAACCCGTGA
- a CDS encoding chondroitinase family polysaccharide lyase, translating to MRPRPVSTHARHAALGVLLLLTPALLRAASPASAGVLSFEESALPAAVAADAHSTAAPSTEHAKYGAQSLRWDWQPGGVLTFHHPIAFKALTPDATSNALSTFVVWIYNPVRRPDGKLRFAFGRGGERDCWFDFGLDFTGWRTCWVAYERDMQGKPRTDMDTLRIVAPESGGSGTVFIDSLVFSQPIDARHATRDRQVPFVGTCLPTDANDHWLGLWRFDRAPLPDGAVTPAASAAVATVTQRYTELLGAVPPTTPALLANLQKRFATWKIRRTPAGIRGRPIAYPHEKVAYPAGSVELAEAGAKDGLQSYATLLFGVAQASRGTTDETQSAELRRMFFDLTDHLLDQGWADGSGMGTLHHLGYSTRHFYAAFFLMRDALRDSGRLEEVQRMMAWFSGVGKAYVPLDEVNGISIDTLNTTLLGQIAAQLLMPDDTRRVRALTATSHWLGRALEPSQGLNGGIKADGSILHHGNHYPAYAEGGIRGATEALWLLANTPLRVPEAGHASLRRAMLNLRFQCNVLQWPLSLSGRHPNAEFSLSPEPYLFLALSGTPDGRASLDREVAEVWRRLADADAKSAHGKPKLSAAVALYRRAVPSADAPEDDFTPALRAPIAPEAPPTGNLTLSYATTVAHRRANWLVTARGFSRYLWGSEVYPGANTFGRYNAYGHVEILAAGDPINLFDSGFAEAGWDWNCWPGTTAIHLPIDLLRDRVNNVDIYSGFEEMLISDEAFAGGSNLGGRNGVFAMKLHEHAKYDGSFRARKSVFFFDDRVVLLGSDITDADTAHETRTTLFQQHVPSGAAALSPDRRDPAAVSVADTIGNVYYVFPGSTLRVTTGPQSSRSQNDKRDTTGDFALAWLDHGSAPKSAGYAYAILVQPSEQRRSAFTAALRQPDTAPFTILRRDHDAHIVRDRATGILAAACFEPINHTGLPIAAVDTPAIVMLHIDQATATLSVCDPDLHLYAGTEADQYDAAGRQREVSIYSRKWFRAASAPSRVRVTVVGDYRLAQPDARVAVVAVEAGQTTLELTCRDGQPVEVALAVQP from the coding sequence ATGCGACCCCGCCCCGTTTCCACGCATGCCCGCCACGCGGCCCTTGGCGTTCTCCTGCTGCTGACGCCGGCCCTGTTACGTGCCGCGTCCCCCGCCTCCGCTGGCGTGCTTTCCTTCGAAGAATCCGCGCTGCCCGCGGCGGTCGCGGCCGACGCGCACTCGACGGCGGCGCCATCGACGGAGCATGCCAAATATGGCGCGCAAAGCCTGCGCTGGGACTGGCAGCCGGGCGGCGTCCTGACGTTTCATCACCCGATTGCGTTCAAGGCCCTGACGCCCGACGCGACCTCCAACGCGCTGAGCACCTTCGTCGTCTGGATCTACAACCCCGTGCGGCGCCCGGACGGGAAATTGCGGTTCGCCTTCGGTCGCGGCGGCGAGCGCGACTGCTGGTTCGACTTCGGCCTGGACTTCACCGGCTGGCGCACCTGCTGGGTGGCCTACGAGCGCGACATGCAGGGGAAGCCGCGGACGGACATGGATACGTTGCGCATCGTCGCACCGGAAAGCGGTGGAAGCGGCACCGTGTTCATCGACTCCCTCGTGTTTTCCCAGCCGATCGACGCCCGTCATGCCACGCGCGACCGGCAGGTTCCGTTCGTTGGCACCTGCCTGCCGACCGACGCCAACGACCACTGGCTTGGTCTCTGGCGCTTTGATCGCGCGCCGTTGCCCGACGGGGCGGTGACGCCCGCGGCGAGCGCCGCCGTGGCCACTGTCACCCAACGCTACACGGAGCTCCTCGGTGCCGTCCCGCCGACCACCCCGGCCTTGCTGGCGAACCTCCAAAAACGTTTTGCGACGTGGAAAATCCGCCGCACGCCCGCCGGCATCCGCGGGCGGCCCATCGCGTATCCGCACGAGAAAGTCGCCTATCCGGCGGGCTCCGTCGAATTGGCCGAGGCCGGCGCGAAGGACGGGCTGCAAAGCTACGCCACACTGCTTTTCGGCGTGGCACAGGCCAGTCGCGGCACAACGGACGAAACGCAGTCCGCGGAGTTGCGTCGCATGTTTTTCGACCTGACCGATCACCTGCTCGACCAAGGCTGGGCCGACGGCAGCGGCATGGGGACCCTTCATCATCTCGGCTACAGCACCCGCCACTTCTATGCGGCATTTTTCCTGATGCGCGACGCGCTGCGCGACAGCGGACGGCTGGAGGAAGTCCAACGCATGATGGCGTGGTTCAGCGGCGTGGGCAAAGCCTACGTTCCCCTGGACGAGGTCAACGGTATCAGTATCGACACGCTCAACACGACGCTCCTCGGTCAGATCGCCGCGCAACTCCTGATGCCCGACGACACTCGTCGCGTCCGCGCGCTCACCGCCACCTCGCACTGGCTCGGTCGCGCGTTGGAGCCGAGTCAGGGTCTCAACGGCGGCATCAAGGCCGACGGCAGCATCCTCCACCACGGCAACCACTATCCGGCTTATGCGGAAGGCGGGATTCGCGGCGCGACCGAGGCGCTCTGGCTGCTCGCCAACACGCCGCTGCGCGTGCCGGAGGCCGGCCATGCGAGCCTGCGGCGCGCGATGCTCAATCTGCGTTTCCAGTGCAACGTTCTCCAATGGCCGCTCAGTCTCTCCGGGCGCCACCCGAATGCGGAGTTCAGCCTCAGTCCCGAGCCGTATCTTTTTCTCGCCCTCTCGGGCACGCCCGACGGCCGTGCATCACTCGATCGCGAGGTCGCCGAAGTCTGGCGCCGTCTGGCCGACGCCGACGCCAAATCCGCGCACGGCAAACCGAAACTCTCCGCCGCCGTGGCACTCTATCGCCGCGCCGTGCCGAGCGCCGATGCCCCGGAGGACGATTTCACGCCAGCCCTCCGCGCGCCGATCGCGCCCGAGGCGCCGCCCACCGGCAACCTCACGCTGAGCTATGCCACCACGGTCGCCCATCGTCGCGCCAACTGGCTCGTCACCGCCCGCGGCTTCAGTCGCTACCTCTGGGGCTCCGAAGTCTATCCCGGCGCGAACACCTTCGGTCGCTACAACGCCTACGGCCACGTGGAAATCCTCGCCGCCGGCGATCCCATCAACCTCTTCGACAGCGGCTTTGCCGAGGCCGGCTGGGACTGGAATTGCTGGCCGGGCACGACCGCGATTCACCTCCCGATCGACCTGCTCCGCGACCGCGTGAACAACGTCGATATCTACAGCGGTTTCGAGGAGATGCTCATCAGCGACGAGGCGTTTGCCGGCGGCAGCAATCTCGGCGGCCGCAACGGTGTCTTCGCGATGAAGCTGCACGAACACGCCAAATACGACGGCTCGTTCCGCGCGCGCAAATCCGTCTTCTTCTTCGACGATCGCGTGGTGCTGCTCGGCTCCGATATCACCGATGCCGACACCGCGCACGAAACCCGCACGACGTTGTTTCAACAACATGTCCCCTCCGGCGCCGCCGCTCTTTCACCCGACCGCCGCGACCCCGCCGCTGTCTCCGTCGCGGACACGATTGGCAATGTTTACTACGTGTTCCCCGGTTCGACCCTGCGTGTCACCACCGGCCCGCAATCCTCACGCAGCCAAAACGACAAGCGCGACACGACCGGCGACTTCGCCCTCGCGTGGCTTGACCACGGCAGTGCGCCGAAAAGCGCCGGCTACGCCTACGCTATCCTCGTGCAACCCTCCGAGCAACGCCGCTCGGCCTTCACCGCCGCGCTTCGCCAGCCCGACACGGCTCCGTTCACCATTTTGCGCCGCGACCACGATGCGCACATCGTGCGCGACCGCGCGACCGGCATTCTCGCCGCGGCCTGCTTTGAACCGATCAACCACACCGGCCTCCCCATCGCCGCGGTGGATACGCCGGCCATCGTCATGCTGCACATCGATCAAGCGACGGCCACGCTCAGCGTGTGCGACCCCGATCTTCATCTCTACGCCGGCACGGAGGCCGATCAGTATGATGCCGCGGGCCGCCAACGCGAAGTCAGCATTTACTCGCGCAAATGGTTTCGCGCCGCCAGCGCGCCATCCCGTGTGCGCGTGACCGTGGTCGGAGACTATCGACTTGCTCAGCCCGACGCCCGCGTCGCGGTCGTGGCCGTGGAAGCGGGACAAACGACGCTGGAACTCACCTGCCGCGACGGCCAGCCCGTCGAAGTCGCTCTGGCCGTCCAACCCTGA
- a CDS encoding MFS transporter produces the protein MLPLTPTAPLAAPADRPVYRVGTLTYTKLGLGMLFFWLLLGDVVFMLMDQLEPRILPVVLKGHGASDKEIAIIVASIAALFNLIITPVVSYRSDRKRSRWGRRIPYLFWASPFIALFLGLTPYAPEITAWLLRWPAVRSLWVSLPLTSPVVLTYGVLAVLFQGFHMVVASIYFYLFRDVVPEQFLGRFLSLFRIFGSLATFVLNYWLLGMANTHTKEIFVGTAIASGVGFLLMCCFVREGEYPPAETPREKAAGGSGGFVRAAKIFVTESYSAPVYWWTYLARMMIYAALVVQAFLVFFPEQELAMPLDQVGKLSSWASFVWIPLAFPLGWALDRWGPLRTMSLCLIGYIAALAGSFFFVTGPTSFLISTLCTGSFFPMLMLSQSMLAQRIFHPLRMGQLSSANAMIQSLVIAAVIGPATGWLFDALHGFSHTLHVPWVGAVILGPYRFVFIVLIVLSSLSLVGTRMANRHWLKLGGPAHYTPPL, from the coding sequence ATGCTTCCGCTCACCCCGACCGCCCCTCTCGCCGCTCCGGCGGACCGGCCGGTTTACCGTGTGGGCACGCTCACCTACACCAAGCTGGGGCTGGGCATGCTCTTCTTCTGGCTGCTGCTGGGCGACGTCGTGTTCATGCTGATGGATCAACTCGAGCCGCGGATTCTGCCGGTCGTGCTCAAGGGCCACGGCGCTTCGGACAAGGAAATCGCGATCATCGTCGCTTCGATCGCCGCTCTCTTCAACCTGATCATCACCCCGGTCGTCAGTTATCGTTCCGATCGCAAACGGAGCCGCTGGGGCCGGCGGATTCCGTATCTCTTCTGGGCGTCGCCGTTCATTGCTCTGTTCCTCGGCCTCACGCCGTATGCGCCCGAGATCACCGCCTGGCTGCTGCGCTGGCCGGCCGTGCGTTCGCTGTGGGTTTCCCTGCCGCTCACGTCGCCCGTCGTCCTCACCTACGGCGTTCTCGCGGTGCTTTTCCAGGGGTTCCACATGGTCGTGGCGTCGATCTATTTCTATTTGTTTCGCGACGTCGTGCCGGAGCAATTTCTCGGGCGCTTCCTTTCGCTGTTTCGGATCTTCGGTTCGCTGGCGACGTTCGTCCTCAACTACTGGCTGCTCGGCATGGCGAATACGCACACGAAGGAGATTTTCGTCGGCACGGCCATCGCGTCGGGCGTCGGCTTCCTGCTCATGTGCTGCTTCGTGCGCGAGGGCGAGTATCCGCCGGCGGAGACTCCCCGCGAAAAGGCCGCGGGCGGATCAGGCGGCTTCGTGCGCGCCGCGAAAATCTTTGTCACCGAATCCTACAGCGCGCCGGTCTATTGGTGGACGTATCTCGCGCGCATGATGATTTACGCCGCGCTCGTGGTGCAGGCGTTTCTCGTCTTTTTTCCCGAGCAGGAGCTGGCCATGCCGCTCGACCAGGTGGGCAAGCTCAGTTCCTGGGCGTCGTTTGTCTGGATCCCGCTGGCGTTTCCTCTCGGCTGGGCGCTCGATCGATGGGGGCCGCTGCGCACCATGTCGCTCTGCCTCATCGGCTATATCGCCGCGCTCGCGGGTTCGTTCTTTTTCGTCACCGGTCCCACCTCATTTCTGATTTCCACGCTCTGCACGGGTTCGTTTTTTCCGATGTTGATGCTCAGTCAGAGCATGCTCGCGCAACGCATCTTTCATCCGCTGCGCATGGGCCAGCTCAGTTCCGCCAATGCGATGATCCAGTCACTCGTCATCGCCGCTGTCATTGGTCCGGCGACGGGCTGGCTGTTCGACGCCTTGCATGGATTCAGTCATACCTTGCACGTGCCCTGGGTCGGCGCGGTGATTCTCGGACCCTATCGTTTTGTCTTCATCGTGCTGATCGTGCTTTCTTCCCTCTCACTTGTCGGCACCCGCATGGCCAACCGCCATTGGCTCAAATTGGGCGGCCCGGCGCATTACACGCCGCCGCTTTGA
- a CDS encoding sulfatase family protein codes for MKTRLSRREWLAGTSLLAASTLLPRVRSAPSTSATPAASTARAPNLLFFFPDQMRRQAMGFVGEDPALTPHIDRFSREGLYLPRATSTFPVCSPWRGMMMTGRFPCATGITNNCNSTRPTVYLHRDEDCVTDVLHRAGYHIGYIGKWHLTHPHAPYIPQDIREDDVKWDEFTPKADRHHIDYWYGYNAYDDHLRPRYWDNNAPRDGYHYVNEWSPEHETDLGIRYLENAGGAMRDPAKPFALWMSLNPPHPPYAKVPARLRERYQGHSWRDLLQRKNVRLEGIGANARDAVLDYFAAVTGVDEQFGRVLATLDRLNLADDTIVVFTSDHGDMMGSQGLMSKPYPYEEAFSIPLIIRWPGRLAAGRTDDLLFGTPDLMPTLLGLMGQRTQIPRQVQGTDYADLLLGRPGPKRPDSAFYLDSTDGGHRGVRTHRHTYVTGLGANGEARVRLFDNENDRYQLHNLAEKEPALAAELDRATQEWLHRIGDPWPANARA; via the coding sequence ATGAAAACCAGACTCAGCCGCCGCGAATGGCTCGCCGGCACCTCGCTCCTCGCCGCCAGCACACTTCTCCCGCGGGTTCGGTCGGCACCGTCGACCTCCGCCACTCCGGCCGCCTCCACCGCCCGCGCGCCTAACCTCCTTTTCTTCTTCCCCGATCAGATGCGCCGGCAGGCGATGGGGTTCGTCGGCGAAGATCCCGCGCTGACGCCCCACATCGATCGCTTCTCGCGCGAAGGCCTCTATCTGCCGCGCGCCACCTCGACGTTTCCCGTCTGCTCGCCGTGGCGCGGCATGATGATGACCGGCCGGTTTCCATGCGCCACAGGCATCACCAACAACTGCAACTCCACCCGCCCCACCGTCTATCTCCATCGGGACGAAGACTGCGTGACGGATGTGCTGCATCGCGCCGGCTACCACATCGGCTACATCGGCAAATGGCACCTCACGCACCCGCACGCGCCGTATATCCCGCAGGACATCCGCGAGGACGACGTGAAATGGGATGAGTTCACGCCCAAGGCGGATCGTCATCACATCGACTACTGGTATGGCTACAACGCCTACGATGATCACCTTCGCCCGCGTTATTGGGACAACAACGCCCCGCGCGACGGCTATCACTACGTGAACGAATGGTCGCCCGAGCACGAGACCGACCTCGGCATTCGCTATCTCGAAAACGCCGGCGGTGCGATGCGCGATCCCGCCAAGCCCTTCGCCCTTTGGATGTCGCTCAATCCGCCGCATCCTCCCTACGCCAAAGTGCCGGCCCGTCTGCGCGAACGTTACCAAGGCCACTCGTGGCGCGACTTGCTCCAGCGGAAAAACGTGCGCCTCGAAGGCATCGGCGCCAACGCCCGCGACGCCGTGCTCGACTACTTCGCCGCCGTCACCGGCGTAGACGAACAATTCGGCCGCGTGCTCGCCACGCTCGACCGCCTCAATCTCGCCGACGACACCATCGTCGTCTTCACCAGCGACCACGGCGACATGATGGGCAGCCAGGGCTTGATGAGTAAACCCTACCCCTACGAGGAGGCGTTCAGCATTCCGTTGATCATCCGCTGGCCCGGCCGCCTCGCCGCCGGCCGCACCGACGATCTCTTGTTCGGCACGCCCGATCTGATGCCCACGCTCCTCGGGCTGATGGGCCAACGCACACAGATTCCCCGCCAGGTCCAAGGCACGGATTACGCCGATCTGCTGCTCGGCCGCCCCGGCCCGAAGCGGCCGGACTCCGCCTTTTATCTCGATTCGACCGACGGCGGACATCGCGGCGTGCGCACGCATCGGCACACCTATGTCACCGGCCTGGGAGCAAACGGTGAAGCGCGCGTGCGGTTGTTCGACAACGAGAACGACCGTTACCAACTCCACAACCTCGCCGAAAAGGAACCGGCGCTCGCGGCGGAGCTTGATCGCGCGACGCAGGAGTGGTTGCACCGGATCGGCGATCCCTGGCCCGCGAACGCCCGCGCGTGA
- a CDS encoding nucleotidyltransferase family protein — MSDSPTSNSAPALLILAAGMGSRYGGLKQIDPVGPGGEAVLDYSVYDALAAGFGKLVFVIRRDFESAFREKVGRRFEARADVRYVFQERDALPGDHAVAAEREKPWGTGHAVWCARAELTEPFAVINADDFYGADSFRQLGRFLAATNPAGQPAHCCMIGFRLAKTLSEFGAVSRGICTVDADHHLTAVNEATGIERAHVAGHGGAGTPLFTGDEIVSMNCWGFTPGVLASVERQLSAFLAAHGRELKSEFYLPSAVTGLIDTGEAVVTVLPTAAAWFGVTYREDRPRVVAALQTLIETGAYPAALWA; from the coding sequence ATGTCTGATTCCCCAACCTCGAACTCTGCGCCCGCCCTGCTGATCCTTGCCGCGGGCATGGGCAGTCGCTACGGCGGACTGAAGCAGATCGATCCCGTCGGGCCGGGCGGTGAGGCGGTGCTGGACTATTCGGTTTACGACGCACTCGCGGCCGGATTTGGAAAACTCGTTTTCGTGATCCGCCGCGATTTCGAGTCGGCGTTTCGGGAAAAAGTGGGCCGGCGGTTCGAGGCGCGCGCTGACGTCCGCTACGTTTTTCAAGAGCGCGATGCCCTGCCCGGCGACCACGCGGTGGCGGCGGAACGGGAAAAACCGTGGGGGACCGGCCATGCGGTGTGGTGCGCGCGGGCGGAACTCACGGAACCGTTTGCGGTGATCAATGCCGATGATTTTTACGGCGCCGATTCGTTCCGCCAACTGGGCCGGTTTCTCGCCGCGACCAACCCGGCCGGCCAGCCCGCCCATTGCTGCATGATCGGCTTCAGGCTCGCGAAGACGTTGTCGGAGTTCGGCGCGGTTTCACGCGGCATTTGCACGGTCGATGCCGACCATCACCTCACGGCGGTGAACGAGGCCACGGGCATCGAGCGCGCGCACGTAGCGGGCCACGGTGGCGCCGGGACACCACTCTTCACGGGTGACGAAATCGTCTCGATGAATTGCTGGGGTTTCACACCGGGCGTCCTCGCCTCGGTGGAGCGGCAATTGAGCGCGTTTCTCGCGGCCCACGGGCGGGAGTTGAAATCGGAATTTTATCTGCCGTCCGCGGTGACCGGTTTAATCGACACCGGCGAAGCGGTGGTCACGGTGCTGCCGACGGCGGCCGCTTGGTTTGGCGTGACTTACCGGGAGGATCGCCCACGCGTCGTGGCGGCACTCCAAACCTTGATCGAAACCGGCGCTTATCCCGCAGCGTTGTGGGCTTGA